Genomic DNA from Epinephelus moara isolate mb chromosome 24, YSFRI_EMoa_1.0, whole genome shotgun sequence:
GTgtgaagcagtgtgtgtgtgtgtgtgtgtgtgtgtgtgtgtgtgtgtgtgtgtgtgtgtgtgtgtgtgtgtttttgtgtttgtgagggCCTCTTTCAGGTTGGTAATGGGCATTTTGGCCCAACATTTTGGACACCCCAGGTGAAATGTTACTTCAGTCCACAAGCCATATCGAGCTGAATCTTGTATAATTATAATAGAATAGATAGAGTACAAAAGAAGATAGATTTTAAAAATTTTTGAGGTCTTGGATCTACAAAATACTGCAAAAAAGGTGTTTTGATATATTGCAGAGTAACAAAGAGGACCTTGTGTGACCCGTTAACGGTAAAAAGACAGCTCGCTGTCTATTATTACCATGTTCTGATTCAAATAACAGATAAACAAAaggttcattttttttcctttttacacaATGTTTTTCTAAAGTGAGATACAAAGTATTGAACAGTCAGCATTAGAAACAAGTTAGAAAGATTATATAAGGCCAGCTAAAACCAACCCTGTTCAGATTCAACTGCTGTCCCCTCTGAAACCCAgtcctgtgtttctgtttgaacCCCGTCCACATCACCGCTCTGCAATTAAACCTCTGTAGTTTGCTATGAACACTGGGCCTCATGCAAGAAACACTCATACGAACAAAATCGTTCCCGTGCGAGTGATTTAAGAGAACTTGTCACGTTCTCTTTTTAGTTTTAATAGCAACGTTTTAACCACGTACAGGTCTTCCTCAGACTAACAGGCCAAAGGATATGTAGTTGGTCAAAACATTACTATCAAAACTAAACGTAGGTGTGAGTCTGTTGTCAAGATGTTTTTAAGCATCTGATTTTATATCAAACCATTCCCACTTATTTCGGTCATGGTACAGCTCTGCGTTGACATCGCACACTGCTGTAGTAATAgcctatttttcttttttttcttattctgcCACTGTAAAATTGTATGTCTGCTGATtccttcagcttttttacatttttaggaATGAAACCTGCCCACAAATAGACCAGAACAGGTAGCCTTATATAGCAATGGTTATGCTACCAATCACAACTCATCAATGTGCACGTGTGTGCCTCTAAATGCAGAATCTGTTAGCAacgggacaagattttggtattggaagcattctggtttccGTTAATAGACTAAGTTGTACTGAAAAGTCATGTTTGAGAGGGCTTTGGTTGCATGCTGGTAAACAGCCCGTGTGTAGAGCAAAAGAGGTGGAATGCATTGGCCGAAATGCAATCTTGGAATCCATCGGCTATCGTCTGATGACAATGTTGCTTTTTATTCGCTTTTTTAGACCCAATAGCTATCGGTCTGATGATGATTGTTGATAAATCGTCATCAGACCGATAGCTGTTGAGTTTTGAGAATGCTAATTGGACTGTAAACAAGAAGAGGGAGTCTTGGCCCAGATACCTGCTGGCTACACTGGAACCCCTGGAATATTCGCCAAAGAAGactgatagctgatgggttccaagatCGAGGGGGCAGTAATCTGGTTAAAAGAGTTATTTACAACATGTTTGTGCAGTTACAAACACTTAGTAAAAGAGATCTGGAGTAAGGGTATGGAAATGTTCTTGCATGATGCCCAGTGTACCTACAGACATAGCTATAATTCTAAGTGCTGCAGCTTTGCTCCGCTCATACCAGGAGACCCACATTAAATGGAcgactcctgcagcagcagaaaatctGCACACATTTTTGGATTCTCTCTTGTTAAGGTGCTTCTGATGTGGACAGGATCTCAGAAATCTCTTTAACCACACGCTGTGTACCGCTGTgtccagcagcaacagcagttaAAAAAACGGTCCTCATCGTTCGTCATCCCACCTTGTAAAGCAACATCCAACCCGTGGTTACGTCTACTGTTAGAGAGCATACAGTACCACAGCATGCTCAGGTATACAAAATAATATAGATTTGTTTACTATTAGctctataatatatatatttatatcaatTTGTGTTTAATATATCTTTCATAGACCCAAGGCTTAAGGGTGAATCAACTCAAACTTTTCTTTGACGAAATGGGTGATCCCTCTGCAGAAAGACCTTCCTCCTGTTTTCTCCAATGCAGTGAAGGGATGTGAAGCTATTGAAGTAGCTAAGTGCAGTCTGTAGCTGAGGCCAGTCCCAAGTCCACCACTTCATAACTCCAACACCAAGACCGGGATATAATCACAGTCCCTTGACTAAGAGTCAATTTTTTGGCAAATTTGTACCTGGATCCTAAAAGGGACCTAAGATAGGACAATGAATTGAACAACTTCCTCTTAGGCAAAAAGAAGTTAGGTAATACAAGAGTGTTGAGGCACCTCCTTGCCCAAGGTTGCTAAGATAAGCTGCCCAAAAAAGTTGCTCAGAAATGTTGCCTTAGCATCCTCAAACAATCTCTCATTCAAGCCTCAAAGTACAAAAGTCAGTCTGTGAGGAACCAGTTTGGCACAACATACTGGTCAGACAATATGCTGTGATGAAATAATGGAGGAAGTTCAGTAGTTTAGTTTCTAACTGAAATGAAACAACTAATCAAAACAGCTGGTGGAAACAACTGGTACTTCTTGTAAGGCAACTGGATGAACAGTCATACGGGGAAGGAAGTAGGAACTGGGAACTTGAAAACAGTTGGCCAAATGTCAACTCCACTGTAGTGGCTTTACCCGTACCCAACCCCCATGCCCACGTCCTACCACGCTGCTCGTCTTAACCCCTAACCCAACCCTCTAACCCCTGAACCTCGTCCTCTGATCGGGGGACCGTTCCTGCTCCCTCCCCACTCCACTGTGCAGCTGTCGGGACTCGTCGCAGCCTGGGACtggcctctcctctctgctcctcttctcTGAATGTCTCTTTATCTGCCTGCTTCCAGCACCGGCTCCAAGTGCCAACAAGTCAATGGCTACACCACTGTGCAAACTGCATTAGGTCATTACAAACCTAAAAGGAAAacgaaacttaaaaaaaaagacaactatCACAACAACGTTCCTCTTTGTTGGCGTCGCCACACCCATTCCCCTTCTTTAGTTTTACAATCTCTTAAGCCATTGTTGGATTGGATAGATAAGATTTCTATgcgtatatatttatataaggTATAGATTTGTGCGTAAATGtacacaaaaatatacaaaaatgcATATAGACATACTGAATTTGTTAAGGACTGCCCATACATTTTCTGCTATGTACGTtaacatacatacagtacatacagtacaaacatacatactttgttttcatgtgtgtgcgcatgtgtgtgttaattcCTTGGTTTGTAAAACTCTACATTCAGTAGAGCGAGATTTCCTACAAGTAAATCCCAGATTCTCCACTTGGCACCAGTCAGCTCGGCTCGAGGGccgagacagaaagacagagaggatgtTGTTGTCTCATAAGTCGAGCACTGTAGATTTTTCCTATCTTTGTATGAAGCTGTCTGTCCTGCTGCGTCCTTCGCTCAGTTTCTCAGTCAGTTAAGTCCCCTCGGTTCTTCGTTGCACAAGACAAGTTGATCGGGGCTCTTCCGCCCTCCATTTCAATCAACTCCCGAGGAGGACGCGGTCGTAAACATTATCTGTCAGTTTCCCCTCTGGGTTAAAAAAACACCCCGTCCCCTTTTTAACGTGGCATCTGTGACCTCCCCTGCCCCTCAGACGCTGCTCCGTGGCCAGGCTCTCAGACAACGAGCCTCAGGAGGCTAAAACATTCATTAAAACTGGCTGCTTCCCTCCACTGCAGCCGTTtgttaccatggtaacaacACCACCTTTAACCCCCCAAAAAAGGGACAGTCCCCTGTCTGACTTTCATGTGGACTCCAGTGTGTCCAGTTGAAACACATTGTGATTGGTTGGGGTGGTGAAGAAGAGCTGGTCGTGCGTCGGGGAGGTCGAGTGGTTGTCGCAGGGGCTGTTGAGGCCCAGTGTCCGCTCAAAGTCCAGGAGCTGGCCCATGAAGTTGAAGTTTGGAGAAATGTTCGACTTTTTCCGCTTGACAAAGTCGTAGGCGTCGTTCAGCGACAGGTTGAGCTTCTGCATTAGGTAGGCCACCGTGACGGTCACAGAGCGGCTGATCCCGGCCAGACAGTGCACAAGGATGCCGCACTTTTTTGAGCGTGCCTCGTCTgcggaggagagggagggacggaggaggaaaaaagatgAGTGAagtgaagaagagaggagggggaaagaTGAGAAGAGGAAAGCATGAGAGGATTAGATCACtgataaaatgtgtttcagtcATACACATTGGCCTTCAAATTATCGaagactacatttacatgcacattagTATTACTGTTATATATTCTGTTCAGATATTCTGAATTAGGCCTTTTTTCGAATTTAGCATTTTTTAATCTCAATTGGGgttttaaacacagtttgtgacatatggcctcttgcctgtttacatGCGTTGTTATGGATacattgtacacaaaccaactagccaACAGTGTGCAAGGCTGTGGGGTAGacatgcatgcccaaaagaaaagcccacatttctgatTAGAAGGAGAAACAtgcctacttttaaacattatgaaagacttggatatcaacagatTTTTGGACATGCCCAAATTCGCAACAacgaccttttcaagaaggtgtgGGTGAAGGAATGAATGACCGAGGCTGCGTTTTCACGGTCgaaacattttgatgcaaagaagcaaaacggcacaagcagctccagccgttccacttttccatattttgatcATGCGATAAACGACATGTTAGGACATGTTAATGACAGTAGGCAGGACTGCAGGTAAACAAGAATATCaatggaatattcattttcatttgccaTGTAAATAGCTTAGTAGAAATATTGGGGGTTTTTTTCGGAACAAGGGCAAAAGCTAGACAATTTTGTGAATCCTCAATAAGGCAGAAGGACAAGTCTTTAACTTTAACCAATCGTTTCGAGTTAATTTGCACAATATGTTGAAACCAACATCATAATACAATACATCTCCCAAACTTAAAATTTCAAGAACCTAGACAAAAAGGTTCAGTGAAACAATTTAGGAGTAGAACTGACCCAAATGCTTTGAAGTTTtgcttgttgccatggtaatcaaTGTCCAAATCAGTATTTGAATGCTCTGTTTTCCTCTACCATTTCCCCAAAAATCCCAAACAGAAATGGTAATCCAACAAAATTCACATGCTGCAACAATAATTATTAGGTATTCTCAGACAAGACCATTTTTACTCAGTGACAGGCCTAGTGCTGAGACTACGACAATTTGACCGCCCATGACAGGCTCACAGTTACGCTAGCAAGATGCTGAAAAAGTCAAGTGTATGGAAAAGTTTCTGAATTTAAATATGACCCCCAAAAAGTAGAGTGTCAGATACGCCAAAGGAAACTGTCATATCCCAAAACTACAACTAGCTTGGTAAAAGCAGCCCAGCTGTCTCGCaaagtatttgttttttctaGCTAGTTTTGCTAACGTAACTGCGAGGTGTCCCCCAGAGCTTCAATTAATCACAAATATTTCTAAACAAAGTTTCCAAACCCAAAACCTGGTATTCAGAACAGCCCAACTAAAGAggttatatttttttaagaagCTCACAATATAAACAAGCAGAATAAGTATTACTTTCTATTTTGTTTATCTGCTGTGTGGACGTGCTTATGAATTGAACTGATTGAAATGAATTGAGATGTATTCATACTAATGGTGATACTGCAGCTGATTTATTTACACTAAACAGTGTAAGCATTAAtcatactgtaatatttcaatATGGACTCCAGGAAGAGCAGTTGTTGCTAAGGTAACAACGAAAATAGATCGTAATAAACAATGAACAATATTTACAGATTATCAACGTGAGTCACTTAAAAAACAGTTGAAATTCTGTTTAAAGGCTCTGAAAACTTTTCCCTTTTCTAAATAAGCTTGTTACTACGAGCAACTCCTACATGAACTTGCAATTTTCTGCCAACGTTGggacagttttggtttcacacaacatattaatgcattttttttttctctgtgctctTCTTCCTGGTTTGAAGTTGGCAGTGCTAAgttggaaaaaacacacgacgcCAGAACACTCTTTGATCAGATTTGAGGGTATTTGAGTGTGAAAGCTAACAAATAATCCCAAAATGTTCTTTAATTTCTAACTTTAAAACTGGTTTGTTGCTTATTTAGGCatgaaaaaacaagacagcttAAAAACAAGCTTTTAGGTGCTTTAAAACGAGAACTAACaattagatttttctttttaaacatgtCATAATGTTATGTTTTTCAATCCAGAATGACCTTTCTCAATGACAGCGAGAAAGCCACGTTTCATTCTGCTTTCTAGCTCTCGGTCTGCAGAAAAACCTGAATTAAGAACGAAACATCTTGCATTATTAACAGGCTACATCCATCCACCTTCTATCAGTTTCGAGCCCTTGCACTTGCATCACTACAGGCCATCAGAGCGAGAGAGTTAAGtgcttctttcctttcttcctcctcgctctctctttcatcctctcctttatctctctctctgcctctcctcacTCTCTCCGCCTGCATCTCTTGTTGTAGGATTGGGGTCAGTTGGCTCACGAGCTCAGGCTGCCAAGCGGATGCCAAATTAAATTTATATGtgatgtgtgctcactttcCACGACTATACGAGGCTCAGAAGTCAAATACGTAACCGGTGGTTAATCTGCTCCGAACTGATCCTCAGATTGTGCAGCATTGTTCGAGAACTGTCCGTTTATCAGCCTGTTAAAATGCATAAGAACATCAAATTCCTCCGTCttcacacgttcacacacaATGATTCCAGATATTTCAGGAATCCGCAGTTTACAACAGAACATTGTAAGGTCACATCTGGGTGTCCTTTACAGCCCAAGCTTCTCTCTCCTTCACCCATAATTACCCTACTGTTACTAAAAAGGACTGATGTAATCCCTGCACATTACAGCCAGCcagacagcaacatttaacatcagcatgaccCAAATCTGCCACGACCTCTGGCTCTGGCATATGTCACACTTCCTCCCACCTAAGCGGAGACATTAgtcttaaaaaagaaagaaaaatgtcagGGGGCTTCTGGACAGTCTGGGACGAACACAAAGACTCTCGGTCTTGTTGACTCATCAGAGGGAATTTACGCATTCTCTGGGAATTAAGTCAGAGGGAATGATGGGAATGACGGGAAATACTGAAAATGGGGGCTTAGAATTCTTGTGGCTTCAGTATGACCCCATTCTCAAAGAatctattttcatgttttattaaaaacttTGCCTTATAGTCTGTGATACTgaattcatatttaatcagGAATAGTAAAACATAGGCAGCTGATGGTCGAAATGCAGCTCCAAAAAAACTATTATATGGCAGAAAAAGACTTTTAAATCATAATATATGGTTATAATCTAGGAAAAAAGTAGGCAGAGATAATAATGTAGGATATGCTTCACATAACAAAACTGAAGCGATGTGAATAgggtgagggaaaaaaatcaatacagcatcgTATCGCGATATTTTGTGAGGCAATATTTTATCGTTGCGCTAAGTATCAGTTTCTACTGATTGCTTGTTGCTAATTCAAATTAACCTTTTgctagcctactagaataataaaactgattgctttttcagtccacttgGTACtctttgctgcaataaaaatgactgatgtgagctgaacagatggaaaccttttgataaaacagatgttgacagttTTCATTTGgtgacataatttgcagttgaaaaaaggtaataaatcacaatatatgttatcgcaatactcagcatatttcAAAATGTTCACAAATCGCAAAAATGTTCCCCTACATCTGAGGCGATTGAATGATTGGCTGGTcatttaagtcttttttttagcGATAATTTCACTAATTTCAatttctcaaatgtgaatatttgctgcgTTTCTTAGTGATGTGATggtaaattgaatatttttggattttggacttttgattgaacaaaacaagcaatttgaagaagTCAGCTTGGCTTTTGGAAGATAGTAAAGAGCATTTctcaccatttttggcttttattatttaattaatcaattagttgttggACCAGAAAAGTAATCTCCAATTCTTTTGATGATCATTTGATAATTTGTCAAGCAAAAACACCAGATAATTGATGGTTCTAGCTTTTGTCGTGCGGTAGCTTAGGTgttggactgttggtcggacaaatcaagcaatttgaagatgtaACCCTGGATCTGAGGTGTAATTTCACTGGGGATGGCGGGTATGGGGACCTGACCCCCTCTTTTTAAAATCCTGTTTTTGCCCCCCACATTTTAAGCCACATAAATCATGCTTACTGCGCTACAGTTTGGCCTGCTGTCAGACTCTGGCTGAGAAGGTGAACTGAGCTCCATAAAGTGCCACAAAGGAGCAGAATATTCGGCATATTTAGCACTGTTCTGCCAGAATTTAGCATGATGACCAACTTgtaacataacacacacagagacatgagcTGAGCTCTCTCCACCTTTACTCACCAATGAATGAAATGGCCTCGGGGAAAAACTGAGAGAGGTTCTGGCTCCAGTGATCAGAGATGGGGATCTGTTTGTACTTGAAGTCGCCTTCGTGTTCGAACATGTTGGGCAGGTTGGGTGTCACGTTGAGGATGTACTTGATGTTGTACTTGCTGAGCACATCGAGGTTGGTGGAGTCTTTGGCACAGCCCAGGTAAAGGTACGGCAGGATCTGGACGGGAAACGCTGGCTGGTTGTTGGGGAGCGGGCTGCCCTCCGACTCTGTGGCGCTGCCCGGCTCGCGGTCAGATTCCCCGTCCGAGCAGTCGGAGCTGATGCGGAGTCCTCCAAGGCCGAGGACGGAGGCTGGTGGGGAGCTGCTGGGACAGGAGCAATCCAGATTGGTCTCGCAGTGCTCGGGGTACTCCGACTGGAACTTGTTGAAGCCCCCTGGAGGACGAGGAAAAGACCAGAAAAGGTCAATGTCAGGAAAAGGCCAGAAAATCATTTTACTAGGTGGTATATGTGAGCActttttgtgcacagatattctaaataaattgacattgttttgcattgatctcagcctgtgatccttttttgtggctgtccagcccagttgtattggtgtgcgggtatctcctctgccagTCTTTCTTGGTTGTCCATTGTACCGATGTACCCAAAATTTTTGTCACCCTAAGTaggcgcagtttcacagcaACTCTACGACTTTACTGGGtagtataaaaaaaatgtgcgTGTACCCATAGGCGTAGATTTCATGGGGAACACAGTGGACACGTCCTCCTCAATATTTAGATGTGTGTGCAGAAAATTTACTGGAActggaaattaagtgtttgacccTCAAAtgtttctggcagaggaccccaaACCCCCTGTTTCATACAGTATGAGTCCCCCCCCCAGTGTCAAAGTGAAACCTACGCCCTCGCCTGTGCATGACCACAAGATTGTGTAATACAGCATCTACAAAATGGCAGCTGTATATCAAGTCTGTATGAAACAGGAGGTGGATCATGAAACTAAAGGACAagaaattaacatttaattagaaagaaacaatgaaaaaaataactaaataaaaaattgactgttacaagaaaaaaatgtgataaataatAAGCATTTTTATCAATAgataaatcaattaaaacacattttaccaCTATAATCAATATTAATTGCAAGCCATACAGTGGCCAGGTAGGAGTGGAGTGTAGTTTAGTCTAAAATACTTTACATAACTTCATTATTAACTCACATAAACATTAATACATTGTAAATAATGTACAATTTCTATCGTGATTTGGGTTTataagtgaataaaaaaaaacaacaaaaatgattttgtaTTAAAATGCAGCTCATGCAGTCATACTATTTTTTAATGCTCCACTGCTTCACATGTTAATATGACAGAAAACATGATATTTACGTCATTGTGACTAAGCAAACAGGCCGGACAGATGTGCTCCATTGAGAAAAGCTGAGCCCTGGGGAgaatgagcagcagagcaggactgtcagctctgctgctgctgctgctacactcactactcagctcagtggACTTTTTGTGAATGGCAGCTCGAGCCTGTGACTCCAGCGAAACATTTCTTTCATGATcaagaaatataaaatacatgcaCATCTTCTAACGCGACCACATTTTGCACCCGTCACTGACCAtcctgtgcttttattttaaagcaggAGGATTAATCACAGTGCGTCGTCGTCTCCTGGTTTCCCTGttcattcatgaaaaaaaagagccaGTCTTTTCCTGAAGGAACACAACATGGCGGGGCCATTTTTGCAGCATTTAATTGAAAACATATTTGACCCAGCTCTTTATATCAAGACACCATTAAACTCCTCTTTTGTTTAGACTAGAATTTAAAAGCTTCTGTCCTGATgagaattaaaatgaatattgttTATGTGTTTCTCTCGGGAATAAGTGCTCAACCTAAGTTCATTATGACTTCACAGTGAGTGCAGCTTGTGTGTTTATAAATTAAAGCCTATCTATTATAGTTACTGTGATGTGAATAAACAAAGCAGTCGCTGCCATATTATAATTCATAAATAATAAGCAAGAGACAAAGTTTATATGGATGATAAACAGCTGAATTTACTTGAAGCATCGCCACAATGCGACACTTAAACACCcctttattaatatttatagaTTTCATAATAATAAGAGTGGCTTGTCAACCATGAAAGGTGTTTTCCCCAAATAATATGTTGTAAAAGCGCAGAAATcgcaagtgttttttgtttcagaTGTGCCACAGagccaaaaaagcacaaaacatGGACACATGTAGGCCTATATGTTAATTAAATTACCCCAGGACATATAGATCataagatttattttgttttagagTTAATAGTTTAATGTTTGGTGCTTCAGAGCAGCCCTGCTGTAAATGAGGCAATCTGAGTTAATTACATCAGAGAGAAATTAAACCGTTTATTTCCGTcagtgtgatttctttttttatgaattACAACACAGCTGATCTTACCCTCCAGGTAGAAAGCTTTGCACCCGTCGTCCCGCAGTTTCTGCAGGAGCAGCCCCAGCACGGAGCTCCCCAGCCCGGACTCCTGCCGCTCCGAGGTCGCCTCGTCGTACAGCACCACCACGTCCGTCTTGCAGCGCTTGACAAATTTCTCCTTATCCTCGTTGTTGGGGATGATGGAGCGGATGGGGAGGTTGCCCTTCTTCAGCCTCCGGAGCATGAGGCCCGGGATGGCCAGGTTGATGGCCGACTCGATGTGCGAGGACTCGTACAGCTCATGGGGTCTgcagtccagcagcagcagagagctggCCCCGgactccagctcctcctgcagccACTCCACGCTCTTACTCGACATCATCATCATAGTCACGATCACAGAGCCTCTCCACAGATGATTAATTTTCATCAGGGAAACGTTAATAATCCGCCTGTCCCCTGCTGTGACATTAAAAGCAACACGACAGAATAGAGGCAAAGAAGACAAATCACGGCACTAAACTTCCCTTCCCCGCGGCCGCCGCCAccaccgccgccgccgccgccgctgctcctgctgctggtcctgcaggcgcgcacacacacacacacgcacccaacacacacttccacacacacatccaacacGCACGCACCGATGCCCCTCTGGTTGGAGCAGGAAACTTGAACATGCAGAGGTTtctttccctccttccttcAGTCCGACAGAAGTGGAGCTTTCATTCCAGTCCATCGACGTCCATTTGGCCGAGCGCGCTCCAACTTTGAGGCGTCCGCAGACCCGCGAAACGGCCCCGAGGTGCCTCGTtagtgtgtgagggtgtgaggTTGGGACGAGCTGCTGTCGCTAAAGCCCatgattattgttattatttgacATGCTGGCCCGTGGAGCGCCTCTGGTTTGTCATATCCACTGGATGCGTTAAAGAGGCTCTGCGGGCTTGTCAttgagaggagggaggagcgGAGAGATTTAAAGGTGCAGAGCTGCTACAGATTCACACCAGCTCACACTGTTTTCACCACATTCATATCCATTCATTGATAGTCTATAGGCTACAACGTGCTCTAACTTTGAATGACACACGGCACATCTGCAATTGACAGTAAAATTCAATtaataaatgttgttttcttttctttctttatccTCTTTCACTTTCCTTTACATTAATAAAAGTTGCAATGCTTTTACTATTAATGAAGTGACCTTGTGGTGAGCTTGTTTCCAATCAGTAATTCAATAATTACCTAATATCATATTTAAAAGGACAGCTCACCCTAAAATCCATAA
This window encodes:
- the dusp7 gene encoding dual specificity protein phosphatase 7, encoding MKINHLWRGSVIVTMMMMSSKSVEWLQEELESGASSLLLLDCRPHELYESSHIESAINLAIPGLMLRRLKKGNLPIRSIIPNNEDKEKFVKRCKTDVVVLYDEATSERQESGLGSSVLGLLLQKLRDDGCKAFYLEGGFNKFQSEYPEHCETNLDCSCPSSSPPASVLGLGGLRISSDCSDGESDREPGSATESEGSPLPNNQPAFPVQILPYLYLGCAKDSTNLDVLSKYNIKYILNVTPNLPNMFEHEGDFKYKQIPISDHWSQNLSQFFPEAISFIDEARSKKCGILVHCLAGISRSVTVTVAYLMQKLNLSLNDAYDFVKRKKSNISPNFNFMGQLLDFERTLGLNSPCDNHSTSPTHDQLFFTTPTNHNVFQLDTLEST